TCATCTACAATGGGGGTTGAATGGCTATCATCCGGGTACCAATCCATTTTGTTCTGGCGTAGCTTAACGCAGTGGATAGGAGGAGTAGGTGTTATCGTCCTATTCATTGCGATAATGGTTCACGGAGTTGGTGGGGCTGCTAGGGGATTATATGCTGCAGAGGGCCGGGCCGAAAGAATCGAACCCAGCATCATCAATACAGCGCGTTGGATATGGAAAGTCTACGTCGCCTACACCTTCATAGGAGTAATATTGCTTTGTATCGTAGGCATGCCGTTATGGGACTCCATAAATCACACTATGACTGCATTAGCAACAGGCGGTTTCTCGATAAAAAACTTAAGCATTGCGTCCTATGATAGCGTTGCAGTGGAGCTTATGTTAATCCCAATTATGGTTTTTGGTGCCATCAGCTTTGCTCTTCATAAAAAATTGATCGAGCTGAAATTTCGTGAGATCATCCGAAGCCCGGAGATAATATTGATGGCCTTGACGTTGTTGGCGTTGACGCTCTTACTGACATTGGAGCTAGGAAACTTTAGGATGGCATCGTTCAACGTGATCTCTGCGTTGACTGGTACGGGGCTTACCAATGCAGAAAACATGGGGCAATGGACTGACTTCTCAAAAATATTGCTCATCATTCCCATGATTATGGGCGGGGGCTATGGGTCTACATCCTCTGCTCTGAAGCTCATTAGGTGCGCCATACTTTTAAAGTCGATCATATGGTTGGTAAAAAAAGATTTCCTGCCACGCTCAGCTATCGTTCCGTTTAAAGTCGGCAGAACAGTCATAAAGGAGGAAGAGATAACGATGGCTGGATTATACGCATTTGTTTATCTGTTCGTCCTCACACTCTGTTCAATGGTATTTATGGCACATGGTCATTCTATGGTGAACTCCTTTTTTGAGGTCGCCTCTGCACAGGGCAATGTCGGGCTGTCGGTTGGGCTGGTCACTCCTAGTATGATGCTTGGTGAAAAGATCACTTTGATCCTTGTCATGTGGATGGGTAGGCTTGAAGTATTTCCAGTATTGATGCTGTTGGCCAATATGGTTAAGCGTTCTTAATTCCATAGGTGGTATTTGACCATGTATATCGTGATAGTTGGCGGAGGAAGAATTGGTACTTTTCTCGCCAGCACGCTTTCGAAGGAAGGGGAAGAAGTTGCCCTGATCGAATCCGACAGAGATATTTGCCAGAATTTAGCTGAAAAACTCAACATTTTGGTAATCAATGGTGACGGAACGGATGCAAAATATCTGGAGGATGCTGGAGTGAAAAAAGCAGATGTATTTGTTGCCGTCACTGGAGAGGACAAGGTGAATCTCGTTTCTTGCCAAATGGCCAAAAAGAACTTCAATGTTCCTCTCACCATAGCGAGGGTCAATGAGCCGAAAAATGAATCTGTTTTCGAGGGGTTAGGCATCGATGTTGCGATCAGTTCCGTAACAGCGGTATCGATGATTATAAAGAATGCCGTTACTTCTGGAAAATTAACCACGCTTTTGACCCTGAAAGAGGGCAATGTTGAGTTGGTGGAGCTTCATGTACCTGAAGACTCACCTGCGATCAATAGAACGATCAAAGACCTCGGTCTACCAGATGAATGTATCCTTACTGCAATTATCAGGCAGGGTCACTTGATTTTTCCAAAGGGCAAAATTATGATAGAAGTGGGCGATCTCATTGTGGCTCTCACCACCGCTGAGCACGTTGATGATTTAAAAAAGACGATCTTAGAGACAAAATAAATGAAAATTGCTGGGGTTGATGAAGCGGGTAAAGGACCAGTAATAGGATCCATGATCGTTGCGGGAGTCATGGTGCAAGAGGACATGCTTCCAATGTTGGAAAGAATGGGGGTTAGAGACTCTAAAGCGATTTCACCAAAAAAACGAGAGTTTTTAGCGGGTAAGATCAAAGAAGTCGGGGTTTGTTATACATTAGAGCTGTCCGCTAGTGAGATCGATGCTCTTCGTAAGAAGACAACTCTGAACGAAATCGTCGTGGAAAGCCAAGTGAGAGTGCTCAAACAGTTAAAACCTGATGAAGCGTTCTTGGATGCAGCTGATGTGGACGCTGATAGGTTTGCACAGAAAGTGCTGGCCGGGTATGGCAAAAACATCAAGATCACTTCAGAGCATAATGCGGATGTAAAATACCCTCTCGTCTCTGCAGCTTCGATTATTGCAAAAGTAAGGCGGGATGAGACTATTCGAGAACTGGAACGCCTATTAGGAAAAAATATCGGGTCCGGATATCCATCTGATATTCGTACAATGCATTTTCTGGACGACTGGATAAAAGAGCATGATTCATTGCCATCTTTTGTGCGACATTCATGGAAGACTGCCAAGAACGCATTGAAAAGGCATGAGCGATCACGTATGATTTAAATAGGTTAAGGGCCACTATCTAATGGTGATGTGATGATAGGAACAACAGAATTAATGATAATTTTGGGTATCGCTGCCCTTATATTTGGCAGTAGCAAACTTCCTAGCATCGCCAGAGATGTTGGAAAAGCGCTTGGTGAGGTTAACAAGGCTGAAAAGGAGCTGGATAGGCTTAAAAGTGATTTTACATCAGAGATTCAATCTTCCATACAGGGTCCTATTCAGTCCACCATGGAATCTGCTGAACCTACCATGCAGTCAGAACCGGTACCAGAACAAGTACCAGAGAAGAAATCTGATGATACCGATAACATCGAAGAGCCCCATGAGCCTGATATCGAAGGGAGGATAAAAGACGAGGCATTTAAGTACATCGGCTCCAGGTTCAAGTCAAAGATTTTCAAATAAAATCGATTTTTCTCGATACACAGTTAGGTGGTAGGATTATAACTCCCGCTCTTTTGTGCAGTTTGCATGAGAGATCTTTTTATCCTTGATGCGGTTTTAGAATCTGCAATCAATATGCATATATGATATAATATCGAAATGTTTCGGCAGGACTTGATAATATGGTGTGGCGAATTAATGTGTCTCATCTATCAATGGCCAAGGTACTGCTCCATGATCTTTAGTGCACAAAAATCTCCACACATCGTGCAGGTCTCCCCAGGTGAATGGATCTGTCTTGCTCTCTTTCCATCAAGGGCAAATCTAAACTGCCCCTCCCAGTTGCGGTGACGTCGCATTTTAGCTAAGTTGAAGTCCTGATCAGAGAGACCATATTTCATCGAGTCTCCGATATGGGCGGCAATGCGACAAGCGATCGTGCCCTCACGAACGTGATCTATGTTGGGAAGAGCAAGATGCTCGGATGGAGTTATGGCGCAAAGATAATCAGCACCCGCTCCACTGGCAAGGCTGGCGCCAATACAGGCAGCTATGTGATCGTAGCCAACTGCGATGTCAGTAGGGAGTGGGCCTGAAACAAAAAGCGGTCTATTGCCAGTGATCTTCTTATGGTGTCTAACGTATGCAACGATATCTTTGGCAGGAACATGGCCCCCCATGCCTTCGACGATAGTCTGCACGCCAACCTCATTGGCACGTCTTGCCAGCTCTGCGTTCTTTTGAATCTCTGATAGCTGGGGTTTATCGCTCATGTCATGGACGCATCCACTTCTCATGGCATTGCCCAATGAAAGAACGATATCCCTTCTCAGGAGTATTTCTAAGATCTCCTCATACCTTTCGAGAAAAGGATTCTCTTTCTTATGCGCGATCATCCATGCAGCAGTAAATGCCCCGCCTTTAGATACCATCCCCATGATGCGAGTTGCCTTTTTCAATGAGGTGAGCGTGTCCAAGGTGAAACCCGCATGGATGACTACTGAACTCACGCCCTCTTGAACTTGCTTTTTTATGGTCCTGATGAGATCTTCTTGGTCTATTTCATGAAACGAAACCTTCTCGGCAGCGGTCTGATAAATTGGCACGGTCGTTAATGGAACGGAGACCGCATCTGAAATTGCCCTTCTGATCTCGTCTATATCGCCGCCCATTGAGAGATCTGATATGGTGTCCGCTCCATGCTCAACAGCAACCTTGGCTTTCTTTACCTCGGCTTCAGGATCGATTGCTATCGATGAGGTGCCTATATTTACATTGACCTTTGTTAGCAGTCCTTTACCTATCCCCAATGGCTTGCATTTAGGACGTGTCATGATCACTATCTCGCCGCTGGCAATGTGCTTGCGTAATAAATCAGGCTCAATCTTTTCATGGAGGGCAACATCCACCATTTCTCTTGTAGTCCTACCTGATTTGGCCTCTTCAATTTGGGTCATGCTAATCACCAAAGAATCTAGAAAGCAACGACTTCCTCGTATTACACATGTCAACGAATCCGCAATGGTCACAAGGCGCTCTTTTTGACTTACCTGGGAGCGCTCCATCCATTACTTTTTTTACCCTGGTCAGGATAAGCAAGACCCTTTTCCTGTCCCAACGTTTGATTTTGGCATCTCGCAACTCTCCAAATCTGGCATACTCCACAAAACCCTGTTTCACGCTAACTTCGAACTCCTCTTCGACCAACATCGCATATGCGGTTAGTTGTAGCCTGTCGTGTTCCCAAATGCCCTGTCTGGGTTTATCTCCGGTTTTTATGATGGAGGGAATGATCTCCCCGTCGATTAGGATCAACTTATCCGGACGCCCAACCATTCCAAGGTGCTTTGAATCCATCTGATGCTCAATCCTCCATGGCGTAATTTTCTCGAGAAAATGCCTTTTGCCCATATATTCTAAGTCTTTTGATAGTCCCATGGTGATCTTATCGATATCGATTCTTGATTTTGCTTCGTCGATTTTTTTCCTTGGGCAAGCTCTCCCTCAGTTCATCTGCGATTTTATTTAGGCATGCTCCAAGTTCGCATAAGCGCTCCTCTTTCACTAACCTAGGAAATTGGAAGGCAAGTCCTCTGAGTAATAAGTGTTCTACGTACTCAACCCTATCTATCTTTAATTCGTGTCCCCTTGACATGAAATAAATTTGTCGTGGGCAAGATAGGTACAATCTTAAATCGCTGACTCTTATCAAATTTACACCGATTAGGTATTTCATTAAGAACGATATATCTCTTATTGGGTAAAAGTAAATGACCAAGTTTGAACGTGATATCGTGAAATCTTTCAATAATTTTTTTGAGCAGAATGAGATCGATGCCATCGCATACAGGATCAAACAGCATCAGTTTTCTTCGCAAGTACTTGATGTGCTCGTCGACTCCTTACATGAGGAGTATTATCTTGGGGTTGAATGCAAAAGCATCTCCACTAAGACTGGTTCCCTCTA
The genomic region above belongs to Methanocellales archaeon and contains:
- a CDS encoding TrkH family potassium uptake protein, whose amino-acid sequence is MNDDRMIKGDLGTILHYIGLMLQLFGVLVAVPILVALCFKDGFYVILSFVTVAVLSLLIGYILRRITSPGDLSLRIAMVISALTWITLAAFGALPYVLCGILSLEDALFEGMSGFTGTGLTMFSSTMGVEWLSSGYQSILFWRSLTQWIGGVGVIVLFIAIMVHGVGGAARGLYAAEGRAERIEPSIINTARWIWKVYVAYTFIGVILLCIVGMPLWDSINHTMTALATGGFSIKNLSIASYDSVAVELMLIPIMVFGAISFALHKKLIELKFREIIRSPEIILMALTLLALTLLLTLELGNFRMASFNVISALTGTGLTNAENMGQWTDFSKILLIIPMIMGGGYGSTSSALKLIRCAILLKSIIWLVKKDFLPRSAIVPFKVGRTVIKEEEITMAGLYAFVYLFVLTLCSMVFMAHGHSMVNSFFEVASAQGNVGLSVGLVTPSMMLGEKITLILVMWMGRLEVFPVLMLLANMVKRS
- the thiC gene encoding phosphomethylpyrimidine synthase ThiC, producing the protein MTQIEEAKSGRTTREMVDVALHEKIEPDLLRKHIASGEIVIMTRPKCKPLGIGKGLLTKVNVNIGTSSIAIDPEAEVKKAKVAVEHGADTISDLSMGGDIDEIRRAISDAVSVPLTTVPIYQTAAEKVSFHEIDQEDLIRTIKKQVQEGVSSVVIHAGFTLDTLTSLKKATRIMGMVSKGGAFTAAWMIAHKKENPFLERYEEILEILLRRDIVLSLGNAMRSGCVHDMSDKPQLSEIQKNAELARRANEVGVQTIVEGMGGHVPAKDIVAYVRHHKKITGNRPLFVSGPLPTDIAVGYDHIAACIGASLASGAGADYLCAITPSEHLALPNIDHVREGTIACRIAAHIGDSMKYGLSDQDFNLAKMRRHRNWEGQFRFALDGKRARQIHSPGETCTMCGDFCALKIMEQYLGH
- a CDS encoding NAD-binding protein, translating into MYIVIVGGGRIGTFLASTLSKEGEEVALIESDRDICQNLAEKLNILVINGDGTDAKYLEDAGVKKADVFVAVTGEDKVNLVSCQMAKKNFNVPLTIARVNEPKNESVFEGLGIDVAISSVTAVSMIIKNAVTSGKLTTLLTLKEGNVELVELHVPEDSPAINRTIKDLGLPDECILTAIIRQGHLIFPKGKIMIEVGDLIVALTTAEHVDDLKKTILETK
- the tatA gene encoding twin-arginine translocase TatA/TatE family subunit, yielding MIGTTELMIILGIAALIFGSSKLPSIARDVGKALGEVNKAEKELDRLKSDFTSEIQSSIQGPIQSTMESAEPTMQSEPVPEQVPEKKSDDTDNIEEPHEPDIEGRIKDEAFKYIGSRFKSKIFK
- the rnhB gene encoding ribonuclease HII — protein: MKIAGVDEAGKGPVIGSMIVAGVMVQEDMLPMLERMGVRDSKAISPKKREFLAGKIKEVGVCYTLELSASEIDALRKKTTLNEIVVESQVRVLKQLKPDEAFLDAADVDADRFAQKVLAGYGKNIKITSEHNADVKYPLVSAASIIAKVRRDETIRELERLLGKNIGSGYPSDIRTMHFLDDWIKEHDSLPSFVRHSWKTAKNALKRHERSRMI